The following proteins are encoded in a genomic region of Cydia strobilella chromosome 19, ilCydStro3.1, whole genome shotgun sequence:
- the LOC134749984 gene encoding phenoloxidase subunit 2-like: MADVVNSLKLLFDRPNEPLITPKGENNAVFQLTEQVLSEEYSSNGIELNNRFGDDASEKIPVKQLSQVPQFDKARQLPVDSDFSLFIPLHQEYATEVIDALMRVPENQLQDFLSTCIFARANLNPQLFNYCYSVALMHRRDTRNVPIQNFAETFPSKFLDSKVFSQAREVARVTPGTGAARNPIIIPRDYTATDLEEEHRLAYFREDIGVNLHHWHWHLVYPFTASDRAIVAKDRRGELFFYMHQQIIARYNGERLNNALKRVKKFNNWREPIPEAYYPKLDSLTSSRGWPPRQSGMRWQSVNRPADGINVTLETMERQRRAIEEAIASGRVQLANGGTMPLDIDTLGNMVEASILSPNPQLYGSVHNNGHIFSAYVHDPEHRYLESFSTIADEATTMRDPFFYRWHAWIDDLFQSHKESSFVARYTRSELENPGVTVSSATIQSQGGQPNTLNTFWMLSDVDLSRGLDFSNRAPVFARFTHLNHRPFQYVINVNNTGSARRTTVRIFLTPKFDERNLPWNLNDQRKMFIEMDRFVVPLNAGQNTITRQSTQSSVTIPFEQTFRDLSVQGDDPRRSELANFNFCGCGWPQHMLVPKGTEGGAQYQLFVMCSNYDLDRVDQPDGTELSCDQASSFCGLKDRLFPDKRAMGFPFDRPSASASSITDFILDNMALTDVTIRLQNVTENNPRNPAN; the protein is encoded by the exons atgGCCGACGTAGTGAACAGTTTGAAGCTGCTGTTCGACCGGCCCAACGAGCCGCTCATCACGCCGAAGGGGGAGAATAATGCTGTGTTTCAGCTGACGGAGCAGGTTCTG TCCGAAGAATACTCCTCCAACGGTATCGAGCTCAACAACCGCTTCGGCGACGATGCTTCCGAAAAGATCCCCGTCAAGCAGCTCAGCCAAGTCCCGCAGTTCGACAAAGCGAGACAGCTGCCCGTGGACTCGGACTTCTCGCTCTTCATCCCGTTACACCAGGAGTACGCCACTGAAGTCATCGACGCGCTGATGC GTGTCCCTGAGAACCAACTGCAGGATTTCCTGTCAACATGCATCTTCGCGCGCGCCAACTTGAACCCTCAGCTCTTCAACTACTGCTACTCTGTAGCTCTCATGCACAG GCGTGACACTAGGAATGTCCCCATCCAGAACTTTGCAGAAACCTTCCCCTCCAAGTTCTTAGACTCCAAAGTGTTCTCGCAAGCGCGTGAAGTAGCGAGAGTCACTCCAGGAACCGGAGCTGCC CGTAATCCCATTATCATCCCACGAGACTACACCGCCACTGACTTGGAAGAAGAACACCGTCTGGCCTATTTCCGCGAAGATATTGGCGTGAACCTGCATCACTGGCATTGGCACTTGGTGTACCCGTTCACTGCCAGCGATAGAGCCATCGTCGCTAAGGACCGTCGTGGCGAACTGTTCTTCTACATGCACCAGCAAATTATCGCCCG ttacaaTGGAGAACGTTTAAACAATGCGCTGAAGCGAGTAAAAAAGTTCAACAACTGGCGTGAGCCTATTCCCGAGGCGTATTACCCTAAGCTTGACAGCTTGACGTCGTCGCGCGGATGGCCCCCACGGCAGTCAGGCATGCGCTGGCAAAGCGTGAACCGTCCGGCTGACGGCATCAACGTCACCCTCGAGACGATGGAAAGGCAGAGGAGGGCTATTGAAGAAGCTATTGCCTCTGGACGTGTTCAATTA GCCAACGGCGGAACCATGCCACTGGACATCGACACGCTGGGCAACATGGTGGAGGCGAGCATCCTGTCGCCCAACCCGCAGCTGTACGGATCCGTTCACAACAACGGCCATATCTTCTCTGCCTACGTGCATGACCCTGAACACCGATATCTG GAATCATTTAGCACAATCGCTGATGAGGCGACGACGATGCGCGACCCCTTCTTCTACCGCTGGCACGCGTGGATCGACGACCTGTTCCAGTCGCACAAGGAGTCCTCGTTCGTGGCGCGTTATACTCGTTCTGAG CTTGAGAACCCCGGCGTAACAGTGAGTTCAGCTACGATCCAGAGCCAGGGCGGGCAGCCCAACACGCTGAACACGTTCTGGATGCTGAGCGACGTGGACCTCTCGCGCGGCCTCGACTTCTCCAACCGCGCGCCCGTGTTCGCGCGCTTCACCCATCTCAACCACCGCCCGTTCCAATACGT CATCAACGTAAACAACACGGGCTCGGCGCGTCGCACGACGGTGCGCATCTTCCTGACGCCAAAGTTCGACGAGCGCAATCTGCCCTGGAACCTCAACGACCAGCGCAAGATGTTCATCGAGATGGACCGCTTCGTCGTGCCCt TGAACGCCGGCCAAAACACCATCACCCGCCAATCCACCCAGTCCTCCGTGACCATTCCGTTCGAGCAAACGTTCCGCGACCTGAGCGTCCAGGGCGACGACCCGCGGCGCAGCGAGCTGGCCAACTTCAACTTCTGTGGCTGCGGCTGGCCGCAGCACATGCTGGTGCCCAAGGGGACTGAGGGCGGCGCGCAGTACCAGCTCTTCGTCATGTGCTCCAACTATGATCTGGACAGG gTGGACCAACCCGACGGCACCGAGCTCTCCTGCGACCAGGCCTCCAGCTTCTGCGGCCTCAAGGACCGTCTGTTCCCCGACAAGCGCGCCATGGGCTTCCCCTTCGACCGGCCCTCGGCCTCCGCCAGCAGCATCACAGACTTCATCCTCGACAACATGGCGCTCACTGACGTCACCATTCGGCTGCAGAATGTGACTGAGAACAACCCGAGGAACCCAGCAAATTAA
- the LOC134749985 gene encoding 2-(3-amino-3-carboxypropyl)histidine synthase subunit 1 encodes MEDLLQNPGVVVVRAKPEGQRKTFKPNVRSLNKIPEELLNDPLLNRACEALPQNYNFEIHKTIWRIRSVGAKRVALQLPEGLTMFATTLCDMIETFTKADTLIMGDVTYGACCIDDFTAAALGVDLLVHYGHSCLIPIDQTTDVKVLYIFVDIKIDPSHFIDTIKLNFPKRSHLAIVSTIQFVTTLHAITKTLRSDEYIVTVPQCRPLSPGEILGCTAPKVDSEYIIYLGDGRFHLEAIMIANPSIPAYKYDPYEKKFTSELYEHNLMQENRQNQVKIAEGAGNFGLILGTLGRQGSTKVLSNLEKQIKNADKKYVKILLSEIFPSKLSLFNLDAFVQVACPRLSIDWGTAFPRPLLTPYEFSVSLGNSKWLKDDGTYPMDFYSNASLGPWTPNYKPVLCSEGDKVCDNCCGGKGKEKKDK; translated from the exons ATGGAAGACCTACTCCAAAACCCAGGCGTGGTCGTAGTGCGAGCAAAGCCCGAAGGACAGAGAAAAACTTTCAAACCGAACGTTCGATCTTTGAATAAAATTCCTGAAGAGTTATTAAATGATCCTTTACTGAACAGAGCATGTGAAGCGTTGCCTCAGAACTACAACTTCGAAATCCATAAGACAATATGGAGAATAAGATCGGTTGGTGCTAAAAGGGTGGCTCTTCAATTGCCAGAAG GGTTAACGATGTTCGCTACGACTTTGTGTGACATGATTGAGACATTCACAAAGGCGGACACATTAATAATGGGTGATGTGACGTATGGGGCGTGCTGTATCGACGACTTCACCGCGGCCGcgctcggcgtcgacctgctCGTGCACTACGGACACTCCTGCCTCATACCCATTGACCAAACCACTGATGTTAAGGTACTCTACATATTTGTGGACATCAAGATTGACCCGTCACACTTTATAGACACAATCAAATTGAACTTTCCTAAAAGGTCACACCTAGCCATAGTTAGCACAATCCAGTTTGTCACTACTTTACATGCCATTACTAAAACTCTTCGGTCAGATGAATACATAGTGACAGTTCCACAATGCAGACCACTATCTCCGGGAGAAATACTAGGGTGCACTGCGCCAAAAGTTGATTcagaatacataatatatctagGTGATGGGAGATTCCACTTAGAAGCAATTATGATAGCCAATCCTAGTATTCCAGCCTATAAATATGATCCCTATGAAAAGAAATTCACATCAGAGTTATATGAGCATAACTTGATGCAAGAAAACAGGCAAAATCAAGTGAAAATTGCAGAAGGTGCTGGTAATTTTGGTCTCATACTAGGAACTCTTGGGCGGCAAGGGAGTACAAAAGTTTTAAGCAATCTAGagaagcaaattaaaaatgcagataagaaatatgtaaaaatattgttatctGAGATTTTTCCAAGTAAACTATCGTTATTTAACCTTGATGCCTTCGTGCAAGTGGCATGTCCACGATTATCCATTGATTGGGGGACTGCATTCCCGAGGCCCCTGTTGACACCTTATGAGTTTTCAGTGTCACTAGGAAATAGTAAATGGCTGAAAGATGATGGTACATATCCCATGGATTTCTATTCGAATGCCAGTTTGGGGCCGTGGACTCCAAATTACAAGCCGGTGTTATGCTCTGAAGGTGACAAGGTGTGTGATAACTGCTGTGGGGGCAAAGGGAAAGAGAAGAAGGATAAATAG
- the LOC134749987 gene encoding sn-1-specific diacylglycerol lipase ABHD11-like: MLPFKANPRILASFFKTYPVISPQIVRKRGTFTSENSESVDLAYASYESTESENNPLPPLVILHGLLGSKNNWNSTSKAIHRTTGRKVISVDARNHGDSRHSTQHSYVHMAHDVMNLLKKLELSKVSVLGHSMGGRTAMVLSLLCSDLISSLIVVDISPVKTSLQINTMASLFDAMSNVSVRPGIAMSKARKVADEQLKSITPDVNLRNFLITNLVQTHTGAYTWRVNLPALKENFTAHISNFPSSLKGLQYCGPTLFIGGSLSDYIGKNDLPEIQEYFPLAELVYIEGAGHWVHSQKPQPFLETVCKFLKEK; the protein is encoded by the exons ATGTTACCCTTTAAAGCTAATCCCAGGATCCTGGCATCCTTTTTCAAGACATATCCCGTTATATCCCCACAAATCGTAAGGAAACGGGGGACATTTACTTCAGAAAATTCCGAGTCTGTCGATTTGGCTTACGCTTCTTATGAAAGCACTGAATCTGAGAATAATCCACTTCCTCCTTTAGTAATATTACATGGGTTGTTGGGTTCGAAGAACAATTGGAACAGTACGAGCAAGGCTATCCATAGAACGACGGGGCGGAAAGTAATCAGTGTAGATGCCCGTAACCATGGCGACAGCAGGCATTCTACGCAACATAGCTATGTCCACATGGCTCACGATGTTATGAATCTGCTGAAAAAGTTGGAGCTATCTAAAGTGTCCGTACTAGGGCATAGTATGGGTGGCAGGACTGCTATGGTGTTGTCATTGCTTTGT TCTGATCTAATATCAAGTCTTATAGTAGTGGACATTTCACCAGTTAAGACTAGCCTGCAGATAAACACAATGGCAAGCCTATTTGACGCTATGTCCAATGTCTCAGTGCGCCCCGGTATAGCCATGTCCAAAGCCAGGAAAGTAGCTGACGAACAACTAAAATCAATAACTCCTGATGTCAACTTGAGGAACTTCTTGATAACAAACCTGGTGCAGACACATACAGGAGCTTATACATGGAGAGTCAACCTGCCAGccttaaaagaaaactttacGGCACATATATCAAACTTTCCATCCAGTTTGAAAGGTTTACAGTACTGTGGGCCGACTTTATTTATAGGAGGATCTCTGTCAGACTATATAGG taaaaatgacctGCCAGAGATCCAAGAATACTTCCCACTGGCAGAGCTGGTGTACATCGAAGGCGCCGGACACTGGGTGCACAGCCAGAAGCCTCAGCCCTTCCTGGAGACTGTGTGCAAGTTCTTAAAAGAAAAATGA